A stretch of the Harpia harpyja isolate bHarHar1 chromosome 5, bHarHar1 primary haplotype, whole genome shotgun sequence genome encodes the following:
- the ZHX1 gene encoding zinc fingers and homeoboxes protein 1, whose protein sequence is MASKRKSTTPCMVLANEQDPDLEMVSDLEEGPPILTPADNPTAESVTSDEDVHEYVDSDNQKNTSKVEGGYECKYCTFQTPDLNMFTFHVDSEHPNVVLNSSYVCVECNFLTKRYDALSEHNLKYHPGEDNFKLTMVKRNNQTIFEQTVNDLTFDGSFVREENAEQADSSEVSSSGISISKTPIMKMMKNKTESKRIAVFHNVVDDIPGEEKGAENEPNSEEVVENPPPAVSESKASHSVVCSAADVASAVVTPAPVLQPGVAQVITAVTAPQNSNLIPKVLIPVNSIPAYNTALDNNPLLLNTYNKFPYPTMSEITVLSTQAKYTEEQIKIWFSAQRLKHGVSWTPEEVEEARRKQFNGTVHTVPQTITVIPAHISAASNGLPSILQTCQIVGQPGLVLTQVAGANTLPVTAPIALTVAGVPNQTQLQKSQIHTAQPIAETKQVAAVPAPQPIKNESTLMNPDSFGIRAKKTKEQLAELKVSYLKNQFPQDSEIVRLMKITGLTKGEIKKWFSDTRYNQRNSKNNHGIHLNSDSCATIVIDSSDEMNESPTGVTPQSKSSWSAFPDFTPQKFKEKTAEQLQVLQASFLNNPVLTDEEMNRLRAQTKLTRREIDAWFTERRKSNVSKEERADLSESNVGSSKEEAGETSVGDGAAGAKSGCSTSSKIGKKSPEQLHMLKSSFVRTQWPSPQEYNKLAEETGLPRSEIVSWFGDTRYAWKNGGLKWYYYYQSANANSLNGQGFARKRGRGRPKGRGRGRPRGRPRGSKRLNCWDRGVSVIKFKTGTAILKDYYMKHKFLNEQDLDELVAKSHMGYEQVREWFAERQRRLELGIELFDENEEEDEMLEDQEDEEETDDSDTWEPPRHVKRKLSKSD, encoded by the coding sequence ATGGCAAGTAAACGAAAATCAACAACACCGTGCATGGTCTTAGCCAACGAGCAGGATCCGGATCTAGAAATGGTATCAGACTTGGAGGAAGGACCACCTATACTCACGCCAGCAGATAACCCTACAGCAGAGAGCGTAACAAGTGATGAGGATGTTCATGAGTATGTGGATTCAGACAATCAGAAAAATACAAGTAAAGTAGAAGGTGGTTATGAGTGTAAATACTGTACTTTTCAAACTCCAGATCTCAATATGTTTACTTTTCATGTAGATTCAGAACATCCCAATGTAGTGTTAAATTCATCCTATGTTTGTGTAGAATGCAATTTTCTCACCAAAAGATACGATGCTCTCTCAGAACATAATTTGAAGTACCACCCTGGAGAGGATAATTTTAAATTGACCATGGTGAAACGTAATAATCAGACAATCTTTGAACAAACAGTAAACGATCTCACTTTTGATGGGAGTTTTGTTAGAGAAGAAAATGCTGAACAGGCCGACTCCTCTGAGGTGTCCTCATCAGGGATCTCAATTAGCAAAACTCCTAttatgaaaatgatgaaaaacaaaaccgAGAGTAAACGTATCGCTGTTTTCCACAATGTAGTTGATGACATTCCTGGTGAAGAAAAGGGAGCTGAAAATGAGCCAAACTCTGAAGAAGTAGTAGAAAACCCACCACCAGCAGTTTCTGAGTCAAAAGCAAGCCATTCAGTTGTTTGCAGTGCAGCAGATGTGGCTAGTGCAGTAGTGACTCCAGCACCAGTTCTTCAGCCTGGAGTGGCACAGGTTATAACAGCTGTTACAGCTCCACAGAACTCAAACCTGATTCCAAAAGTCCTAATACCTGTAAATAGCATTCCAGCCTATAACACTGCTTTGGATAACAATCCTCTTTTGCTTAACACCTACAACAAATTCCCATATCCAACCATGTCGGAAATCACTGTTCTTTCCACTCAAGCTAAGTACACAGAGGAACAGATTAAAATATGGTTTTCTGCGCAGCGTCTGAAACACGGTGTGAGTTGGACGCCAGAGGAAGTGGAGGAAGCAAGGAGGAAACAATTTAATGGCACAGTGCATACTGTGCCACAGACAATTACTGTTATTCCAGCACACATTTCCGCCGCTAGCAATGGTTTACCTTCAATTTTACAGACATGCCAAATAGTTGGTCAACCAGGGCTTGTTCTCACTCAAGTTGCAGGTGCAAATACGTTACCAGTAACAGCCCCAATAGCTTTGACTGTAGCGGGAGTCCCAAACCAAACACAGTTACAGAAGAGTCAGATTCACACTGCTCAGCCTATTGCAGAAACCAAACAAGTAGCTGCCGTTCCAGCCCCTCAGCCTATCAAAAATGAATCCACACTGATGAATCCTGActccttcggcatccgagcaaAAAAAACTAAGGAACAGCTGGCAGAATTGAAAGTCAGCTACCTTAAAAATCAGTTTCCTCAAGATTCAGAAATTGTTAGACTTATGAAAATAACGGGCCTGACTAAAGGAGAGATCAAAAAATGGTTCAGCGATACACGCTACAATCAGAGAAACTCAAAGAATAATCATGGGATTCATCTCAACAGTGATTCGTGTGCCACCATTGTTATTGATTCAAGCGATGAAATGAATGAGTCTCCAACGGGAGTCACTCCACAGAGCAAGTCATCGTGGAGCGCTTTTCCTGATTTCACCCCACAGAAATTCAAAGAGAAGACTGCTGAACAGCTGCAAGTCCTCCAAGCAAGTTTTCTTAATAACCCTGTCCTTACTGATGAAGAGATGAATAGGTTAAGAGCCCAAACCAAACTGACCAGGAGAGAGATTGATGCCTGgtttacagaaagaagaaaatcaaatgtcTCAAAGGAAGAGAGAGCTGACTTGAGTGAGAGCAATGTTGGCAGCTCAAAAGAAGAGGCTGGAGAAACatctgtgggagatggagcagcaggagcaaaaTCAGGGTGTTCTACTTCAAGCAAAATAGGCAAAAAATCACCAGAGCAGTTGCACATGCTTAAAAGTTCCTTTGTCCGTACTCAGTGGCCATCTCCACAAGAATACAACAAGCTAGCAGAAGAAACTGGGCTCCCAAGATCAGAAATTGTGAGCTGGTTTGGAGATACTCGGTATGCCTGGAAAAATGGTGGATTGAAATGGTATTATTATTACCAGAGCGCCAATGCAAACAGTCTGAATGGCCAAGGCTTTgcaagaaagagagggagaggaagaccaaaagggagggggagagggaggcctCGGGGGAGGCCTCGGGGAAGCAAGAGGTTAAATTGCTGGGACAGAGGTGTGTCTGTCATAAAATTCAAAACTGGAACAGCAATCCTGAAGGACTACTATATGAAGCACAAATTCCTTAATGAGCAAGACCTCGATGAACTAGTAGCCAAATCTCACATGGGATATGAGCAGGTCAGAGAGTGGTTTGCAGAAAGGCAAAGAAGATTAGAACTTGGAATAGAGCTGTTTGATGAGAACGAGGAGGAAGACGAAATGCTGGAAGAtcaggaagatgaggaagaaacgGATGATAGTGATACTTGGGAACCCCCCCGACATGTTAAGCGTAAACTTTCAAAATCAGATTGA